A section of the Engystomops pustulosus chromosome 3, aEngPut4.maternal, whole genome shotgun sequence genome encodes:
- the EPHA7 gene encoding ephrin type-A receptor 7 isoform X5: MSSRGSWITLSLCLSLFAHTGDTQTAKEVILLDSKAQQTELEWISSPSSGWEEISGLDENYTPIRTYQVCQVLEPNQNNWLRTNWISKANAQRIFVELKFTLRDCNSLPGVLGTCKETFNLYYYETDYDTGRNMRENQYVKIDTIAADESFTQGDLGERKMKLNTEVREIGPLSRKGFYLAFQDVGACIALVSVKVYYKKCWTIIENLAVFPDTVTGSEFSSLVEVRGTCVSNAEEEAENSPKMHCSAEGEWLVPIGKCVCKAGYQQKGDTCEPTAEKMLSTRNIDQLLPGLSLAA; encoded by the exons ATGTCCTCCCGGGGCTCCTGGATTACCCTatccctctgtctctctctatttGCACATACCGGGGACACACAGACTGCCAAGGAAG TTATATTGCTGGATTCCAAAGCACAACAGACAGAATTGGAATGGATCTCCTCTCCATCCAGTGGG TGGGAAGAAATCAGTGGATTGGATGAAAATTACACACCAATTAGAACTTATCAGGTATGTCAGGTCCTGGAACCCAACCAGAACAACTGGCTACGAACTAACTGGATTTCAAAAGCCAATGCACAAAGGATTTTTGTTGAGCTAAAGTTCACTTTAAGGGATTGTAACAGTCTTCCTGGTGTACTGGGAACTTGCAAGGAAACTTTTAACTTGTATTACTATGAAACAGATTATGACACTGGCAGAAATATGAGAGAAAATCAATACGTGAAAATAGACACTATAGCCGCTGATGAAAGTTTTACCCAAGGAGATCTTGGAGAACGGAAGATGAAACTGAATACAGAGGTTCGGGAAATTGGACCTCTCTCCAGGAAAGGTTTCTACCTGGCATTTCAGGACGTAGGAGCCTGCATTGCCCTGGTGTCTGTGAAGGTGTACTATAAAAAATGTTGGACGATTATTGAGAATTTAGCAGTTTTCCCTGATACTGTCACTGGCTCTGAATTCTCCTCCTTGGTCGAAGTAAGAGGGACATGTGTTAGCAACGCAGAGGAAGAAGCAGAGAATTCTCCCAAGATGCACTGCAGCGCGGAAGGTGAATGGCTGGTGCCTATTGGAAAATGTGTCTGCAAAGCAGGATATCAACAAAAAGGCGATACTTGTGAAC CAACTGCGGAGAAAATGCTCAGCACAAGGAACATAGATCAGCTTCTGCCTGGACTGAGCCTGGCAGCCTGA